The segment GGCAGGCACGGCACAGCAAGTACCGCACGCACGTCCGGTACCACCGCACGACCCGCGACACCCCTAGCTCCACCAGCGGGAAAACGATCCAACTCCGCAACCGGTCATCCCCCAGAGGCCCGGTACGGGAGCCCCCGGCACGCGGGGTGGCGGGACCGACGCATCGGCCCCCGCCACCCCGCGCGTCTGTTTTTCCGCGCCGTTCCCCAGCGGCGCCGCACCCTTCGGTGGCAGTCTGCTGAACATCAGACACGTAGAGAGACAGCTACCGAAGAAGGCGGAGGTGCCGATCCCGTGGCGTCCAATGTCAATCCCACCGTCCGACGCCGCCGACTGGGCATGGAGTTGCGCAAGCTCCGCGAGGACAAGGGCATGACGGCCGAACAGGTCGCCGAACGCCTCCTCGTCTCCCAGTCGAAGATCAGCCGGCTGGAGAACGGCCGCCGTTCCATCAGCCAGCGCGACGTCCGCGACCTGTGCGAGGTGTACGAGGTGGAGGACCCCCGGCTGGTGGACTCGCTCATGCAGATGGCCAAGGACTCCCGCCAGCAGGGCTGGTGGCACGCCTTCGGCGACATCCCGTACAGCGTCTACATCGGCCTGGAGACCGACGCGGCCAGCCTGCGCACGTACGAGCCCCAGATGGTCCCGGGCCTGCTCCAGACCCCCGAGTACGCCCAGGCCCTGATCCGCGGCGCGCTGCCGGAGACGGCGCCCGCCGACGTGGAGAAGCGCGTCCAGGTCCGGATGCACCGCCAGAAGCGGCTGTCCGAGACGGACAACAACAACGCGGAAGTCGGGCCGCTGCGGCTGTGGGCGGTGATCGACGAGGCGGTGCTGCGCCGGCACGTGGGCGATCCCCAGTTGATGATCCGGCAGCTGCAGTTCCTGATAGAGCAGTCGCACCAGCCGTACATCACCGTGCAGGTGATGCCGTTCACGATGGGCGCCCATCCCGGGGTGAACGGCCAGTACGCGATTCTGGAATTCCCGGACGCCTCGGACTCGACGGTGGTCTACATCGAGGGCGTCACGAGCGATTTGTACCTGGAGAAGGCGAACGACGTCCAGAAATACAGCGTGATGTACGAACACCTGAGGGCCCAGGCCCTCAATGTGGAACAGACCCGGCAGTTCATCTCCGAGGTGATCGACCACTACGCGGCCCTGGACAAGTAGGGAGGTGGCAGGGGGTCCGGCACGGTACACCGTCGGTCCCCGGCCGGAAAAGGCCTGACTGGAATATGCCACCCGGTCGAGTGAATGCCTGCTTCGCCCATCGGGAAGTGCCGGTAGCGTCGATCACGTCGGCCCGGGGAATGGAGCCGGCGCACAGCCGGGAACTCCCGGAACCACTCTCTGAACCGGAGAAGAACCATGGGCATTCGTCAGGGCGGCACCGAAAACTGGACCAAGTCTTCCTACTCCGGCGGAAACGGCGCCTGCGTCGAGGTCAAGTCCCCCGTCACCGAGGCGATCGCGGTCCGCGACTCCAAGGTGCAGGACGGCCCGTCGATCACCTTCGCCCCCGGCTCCTGGACCTCCTTCGTGACCGGCGTCGTCGAGGACCGGCTCGTCTGAGCACCTCGGCCCGCACCCCTGACTGGAGCCCTCTCGACCGGTCCGCCGTCCTGGCCGAGGGGGCTCGGCCATGTCCGCGCACGGACGTGCGGCCGGCCCCCTCCCCGACCGGCGGTCAGCGCAGCTGGTCCACGTACCGGTCGGTCCCCGGCACCGTCGGGACGAACGGCGCCACCAGCTCCACCCGCCCCAGCCCCGACTCCGCGACCTCCGCGTCCAGCCCCTGGAAGCGGTCCCAGCAGCCGCGCGGGTCGGCCTCCAGGAACCACAGCAGGGTGAGGCGGCTGTCGACCCCCTCCACCTGCTTGACGTAGGTCATCCGGTCCCCCGGCAGCGGCGTCGGCCGGAAGACGGTGACCATCGCCGCCGGTGAGCCGTGCAGCCGGCGCGGCAGCGCCCGGGAGCGCAGCCACTCCAGCAGCTCGGCGCGCCGCCCGGGGCCCTCGGCGTCGACGACCTGGAGGACCAGCCCGGAGTACGGGTGGTCCAGGGCGTGGTAGTCGCGGGGGCCGGCGGCCCCGTCGCGGTAGACGGTGGCCTCGTGGTCCTGGAAGGCCGTGAAGACGTGCGTACGGTCCTGGTAGACGCGGCCGTCGCGGTTGAGGCGCTTGTTGATGCCGACGGTCCACTTCATGTGCTCGTCGTAGCGGCCCTCGGTCACCCAGTACGTCGACAGGTAGCAGCCGGCCGTCACCGGCTGGGCCACCGCCGACTTCTCCGGGTAGCGCAGCTCCTGGAGTTCGCGGGTGGCCACCCAGCGGCGGCCCGCGTACATCCAGGGCATGGCCATCGCGCCCGCGTAGTAGTGGTCGTCCTCGTACCAGCGGTTGTACGCGTACTCGTGGCCCGGGTGGGGTTCGACCATGGTGATCAGCGCGTGGCCGGGGCGGACCCCGTACGGGCCGACGGCCGCGAGTCGGGCGTAGTCCTCGGCCCGGGTGTCCTGCGGCCCCCGCTCCTGCTCTTGTCTGCTCGTCATGGCACCGGTGTAGCTGATGTCCCGTCAGTTCGCGAGAGGGCGGGTGCTGTTCAGCCCTCGAAATGGTAGGTGCCGTCTGCATCTTTCCTGGCTAGGCTCACGATCACCCGCCACCCGAAGGAGCCCCCATGCCCCCCGCCGGTCCCGCTCCCCTGCCCGCCTTCGCCTCCCGTGCCCGCGCCGTGGGCGGCTCCCCCGTACGGGAGATCCTGGCGCTCACCGAACGCCCCGGGGTGATCTCCTTCGCCGGCGGTCTGCCCGCCCCCGAGCTCTTCGACACGGCCGGGCTCCGCGCCGCCTACGACAGTGCCCTCGCCGGGGCCGCCTCCGCCTCCCGCGCCCTGCAGTACTCCACCACCGAGGGCGCCCCCGAACTGCGCGCGGCCGTCGCCGCCCGGGCGGGCGCGCGCGGGCTGCCGACGACGGCGGACGACATCCTGATCACCACCGGCTCCCAGCAGGCCCTGACCCTGATCACCGCCACCCTCGTGGAACCCGGCGACACCGTCCTCGTGGAGAACCCCACCTACCTCGCGGCCCTCCAGTGCTTCGGGATGGCCGGGGCCCGTGTCATACCCGTGCCCTGCGACGAGGAGGGCCTGCTCCCCGACGCCCTCGCCGAGATCACCGCCCGCGAGCGCCCCAAGCTGCTCTACTCCGTCCCCACCTTCCAGAACCCCACCGGGCGCACCCTGCCCGGGGAGCGCCGCGCGGAGGTGGCGCGGACCGCGGCCCGCGCCGGGCTGTGGCTGGTGGAGGACGACCCGTACGGGGACCTGCGCTACGAGGGCGCCCACGAGCCCTGGCTCGCCGCCCACCCGGGCGCCGAGGACCGCACCGCCCTGATCGGCAGCTTCTCCAAGGTCATGGCCCCCGGGATGCGCCTGGGCTGGCTGCGCGCCCCGGCTGGCCTGCGGCGGGCGGCGGTGGTCGCGAAGCAGGCGGCCGACCTGCACACCTCGACGGTGGACCAGCTGGCGGCCGCCCACTACCTGGCCGCGCACGACCTCGACGCCCACGTCGCCCGCGTCCGCCGGGCCTACCGCACCCGCCGCGACGCCCTCCTGGCGGGCCTCGGCGCGGCCCTGCCCCCGGGCTCGGAGTGGAACCGCCCCCGGGGCGGCATGTTCGTCTGGGCCCGCCTCCCCGAGGGCCACGACGCGACGGCCCTCCTGAAGTCGGCCGTCGCCCACGACGTGGCGTACGTCCCCGGCGCCCCCTTCTTCACCGGCACCCCGGACCCGCGCACGCTGCGGCTGTCCTTCACGACGCACACCCCGGAGGAGATCGCGGTCGGCCTGGACCGCCTGGGCTCGGCGGTGGACTCCTACTCCCCGGCGTCCTCGTAGCGGGGCAGCCCGTCCGTGGAGATCGTCCAATGGGCGATGGTCACGTCCTCGCCGTAGAGGAAGTCCCGGCGGGTCGCGTAGCGGGGCCCGCCGGGCGTCCGGTGGATGTCGGACATGACGGCCCCCGTGCCGGTGCGGGGGTCGAACACGGCATAGACGGGGATGCCGAGGAGCGGGTAGTCCCGCATCTTGCCGACCCAGTCGTTGTCGGGGTTGGACCGGGAGACGACCTCGATGACGGCGAGGAGGGTGCGGGGGTCGAAGGGGCCCTCACCCTCCATGTCCGCGAGCGCCACGACCACGACGTCCGGATGCCGCATGACGCCCTCGGGCGCGTCCTCGACGTCCGGGGTGCCCGTGTGCGCCAGGAGGTCATCGGGCATGACCTTCTCCATACGGCGGCTGATGAGGGCGGCCGTCAGCTCGTGGGGACGGCCCGGGGACATCATGTCGTGGACGATTCCTTCCCGCGTGATCTCGAATTTGCCGGGAGCGGTGTCGTCCAGGGACTCCAGGGCCTCGCGCATGGCCTTGTACTGCGCCGGTTCCCGGCGGGCTGTGTCCGGGGCGATGGTCATGGCGGTGGCTCCTCGTCTGTGCCCAGGGGGCCGAGTCATCACCTTCATGCTAGGCAGCCTTGCCGCTGTGGGAGCGGCAGTCGCCGCAGGGGCCGGGTGCCGGGGCGCGGAAGGCGCGCTCGCAGCCGTCGCAGGTCTGCCAGGGGTGGATGGCGCGGTCCCCGGGCAGCGGGACGGTGGACAGGGGCGGGTGCCGGGGCGCGGGCAGCGGGACGGGGTAGGCGGCCTTCAGGCGGTAGGCGAGGAGGCCCGCCGGGTTGCGGAGGTCGTCCGGGACGTCGGCCGTCAGGGTGCGGCGCACGGCCTCGGGCGGGGCCGTCTCCAGCCAGCGCACCACGTCGGGGACGAGGCGTTCGACGTCCTTCTCGGAGAGGAGGAGGCGGGGGTCACGGGCCCGCAGGCCTGCCAGGAGGTGGGCGGCTTCGCGGTGCAGGAGGGTCGGGAAGCCCGCCGGGTGCGGGCGCTCGGGCGGGGACTGGTCGCACTGTTCCCCGGCCGGAGCGGAACCGGGGGCGGGGTCCCGGCGCTGCCGGGGCTGCTCCGCGCCCGGGGCGGGCGCGGGCGGCTCGGGCTCCGGGGCAGGTGTGGGGTCCGGGGCGGGTGTGGGGTCCGGGCCGGGTGTGGGGTCCGAGCCGGGGCCGGGGTCCGGGTCGGGGTCGGGGGCCGGGTCCGGGTCGGGGGCGGGGGCTGCGGGGCGGCCCGGTGGGTGTGGTGGCTGCGGGGGGACGGGGAACGGCGGGACGTTGTAGGCGACCGTGCGGGTGACGACCTGGCCGGCGGGGAGGCGGATGCGGCTGCGGCACAGGTAGCCGGCCTGTTCCAGTTCCCTCAGGGCGCGCCCGAGGCGGTACTCGCTCTCGGGGTAGCGGTCGGCGAGGGCGCGGATGCCGACCGGGGTGCCCTCGGGGAGCGACTGGATGTGCACCGCCACGCCGATCGCGAGCAGCGACAGGGTCGCGTGCTGGGCGAGCTCGTTGGCAACGACCGTGAAGTCGCGCGTAAGGGCGACTTTCGCGTGCGTGACGCCGGAGAAGCCACCGGATCGGGCGGTTCGGGCCGGAACACGGCGCGGCGCGGGCAGGCCCGCGTTAGGCTGCTGGAAGACCATAGGGAAGGCGCTTACTTCCTCGTGGATCAGGCCCTCGGCCGGGATTCGCACTCCCGCCGGGGGCCGTCTCATGTCTGGGGTTGTCGGCGCGAGCATATGCCCGGCAACCACCTCCAACTCCAGCCGAGTTGGCATAGTTCACCCGTCCGAGCGACCAGGTCCGCGCGGGGAGGCTGGTGGGGTTGGTCTGGTTCTTTCCCCCGGTTCTTTGGTCTTTTGACGTGCGGGGCGACCGTCCGGCGGGCCGCCGTGGCGTAGGTTTTCGCGACCCGGTTCGAACGCATGGGCTAGGCGTAGAGGGCCTCTATTTCGGCCGCGTAGCGGTCCGCCACGGCCGCGCGGCGGAGTTTGAGGGTGGGGGTCAAGGTGCCCGCCTCGACCGAGAGTTCCTCGGTCAGGACGTGGAAGGCGCGGATGCGGGCCGGGCGGGAGACGGTGGCGTTGGCGGCGGTCACGGCCCGTTCGAGGTGGGCGCGCAGCGCCGGGTGGGCGGTCGGGGCGGGGCCGAGGTCCAGGGATTCGCGGGCCGCCCAGGCGGCGAGCTCCCCGGAGTCCAGGGCCAGCAGGGCCACCGGGTGCGGGCGCCGGTCGCCGATCAGCACCGCCCGGGCGACGAGCGGGGAGGCCTGCTGGACGGCGAACTCCACCTCCGTCGGGGTGATGTTCTTGCCGGCCGAGGTGATGATCAGCTCCTTCTTGCGGCCGGTGATGGTGAGGAACCCGTCGGCGTCGAGGGCGCCCAGGTCCCCGGTGTGCAGCCAGCCGTCCGCGTCCAGGGCCTGCGCCGTCGCGGCGGGGTTCGCGTGGTAGCCGGGGAAGACCATCGGGCCCCGGGCCAGCACCTCCCCGTCCCCGGCGATGCGCACCTCGCAGCCCGCCAGGGGCCGCCCCACCGTGCCGGGGCGGGCGGCGCCGGGGTGGTTGAGGCTGATCGCCCCGCCGGACTCGGTCATCCCGTAGCCCTCGAACACCCGGATCCCGCAGGCCCGCAGGAAGTCCAGGGCGGCCGGGGCGATCGGGGCCCCGCCGGTCAGGGCCCAGCGGAGACGACCGCCGAAGGCCTGCCTGACCGGGGCATAGAGGGAACGTTCCGCCTCCTCGTACGCCGGGCCGTCCTCGGGAGGGAGGCGGTCATCGGCCGCGAGCACGCCCAGCCGTACGGCCTCCTCGAACCGCTCCCGGCCGCCCTCGCTCCCCTCGGCCAGCGCCAGCACCACCGCGTGGACCTTCTCGAACAGCCGCGGCACCGACGGCAGGTGCGTGGGCCGGGCCTGCGCCAGTTCGGCGAGCACGTCCTCCACCCGGCCCCCGAAGTAGCACAGCTCCCCGCCCTGCAGCAGGGTGGTGAACTGGATGAGCTGCGCCAGCAGATGGGCCAGCGGCAGGTACAGGTACGTGGAGTCGCCGGGGCCGCCCTCGACCAGCGGGAGGGTGGCGTCCTGGACGGCCCCGAGGTTGCCGTGGGTGAGCCGGCAGCCCTTCGGCAGGCCGGTGGTGCCCGAGGTGTAGACGATGGCGGCGTCGTCCCCGGGGGCCACGGAGGCGGCCCGCGCAGCGAGTTCGGCCTCCGGGGCCAGGGGCAGGGCTGCGGTCCCGTCCATCGTCACGACCGCCCGCAGCGCGGGCAGCTCCGGCCGCAGCGCCTCCACCCGGGCCGCCTGCGCGGCGTTCTCGCAGACGGCCGCCACCGCCGCGGAGTCGGCCAGCACCCAGGCCAGCTCCTCCTCCCCCGCCGTCGGGTACACCGGCACCAGCACGGCGCCCGCCGCCAGCACCCCGAAGTGCGCGTACGTCCACTCCGGCCGGGTCTCCGCGAGCACCGCCACCCGCTCCCCGGGCCCGACGCCCAGCCCCATCAGGCCGCGCCCCGCCTCCCGTACCGACGCGGCGAGTTCGGCGTACGTCCGGGTCCGCCAGCCGCCGTCCGGGCCGTCTGCGTCTTCCGGGCCGTCGGGGCTGTCGGCGCCGTCCGGGCCGTCCGGTGCGCGGAACCTGAGGGCCGTCAGCGGCCCGTACCGCTCCTCGGTCCACTGGGTGAACACCGCCAGTGTGTCCGGCCGACCGTCCATCGCACGCCCTCCCCGGATAGGTGACCCCCCGATGGTGGGCGCGCGCGGCGCCCCGGCGGCATGACCGGAAGCGTCAGCCCCGCTGACCCCAGCGCTCACGGGGGCTACCGTCGGAGCCATGGGGAGGCGGACGGTCAGCGTGCACCACGTGCGCGCCGTGCTCGCGGGTGCGCGGGGCGACGGCGTGGACCTCGTACCGCTGCTCCAGGAGGCGCAGATCCCGCCGCTGCTGCTGGGCGACGACCGGGCACGGGTCACGCCCGCGCAGTTCGCGCGCCTGTTCCGGGCGCTGTACCGGACCACGCGGGACGAGTTCCTGGGCCTGGCGGCGGTGCCGAGCAGGCCGGGGACCTTCGCGATGATGTGCTACGCCTGCGCGGGCTGCCCGGACCTGGGCGCGGCCGTGGAGCGGGCCGCCGCCTTCTACGGGCTGTTCCCGGGCGGCCCGGAGCTGGCGCTCGAAGTGGAGGGCGGCCAGGCCCTGTTCACGGTACGCGGGGAGCTAGGGCGGGACGGGGAGAGGTTCCTGTCGGAGTGCGTGCTGGCGATCTGGCACCGGCTCAGCAGCTGGATGGTAGGCCGGCGCATCCCCCTGACCGGCGCCTCGTTCGCCTATCCCGCGCCGCCGCACCGGGAGGAGTACGCGGTGCTGTTCGACTGCCCGGTGCGGTTCGGGGCCGAGCGTACGGCCGCCGCGTTCGACGCGCACTGGCTGACCGCCCCGCTGGTGCGCGACGAGCCCGCGCTGGACGCGATGCTGCGCCGGGCCCCGTTCGACCTGCTCTCGCGCCCCGAGTACGGGACCACGGTCGCCGAACAGGTACGCCGCTCCCTGGCCCGGGGGCTGCGCGGGGCGCCGGGGCTGCCGGAGCTCGGGGAGGTCGCGTCCCGCCTGGCGGTCTCCCCGGCGACCCTGCGGCGCCGGCTCCAGCAGGAGGGCACCTCCTTCCAGCGGCTGAAGGACCAGGTCAGACGGGACGCGGCGATCGCGGGCCTGGCCGAGAGCGGGGAGCCGATCGCGGAACTCGCGGCCCGCCTGGGCTTCTCGGAGGACACCGCCTTCCACCGCGCCTTCCGCCGCTGGACGGGCACGACGCCGGGCGCGTACCGGATCGCCTCCGGCGGCTAGGAGGTGCCGGGGGTCGCGCGGGCGGGGCGGGCGTCACTCGGGCGGGGGTGTGAGGGGCGGTCAGGAAAGGTGAGCTGCGCGGTCAGCGACATGCCGAGCGGTCGGTCACTACCGTCGCCTCACCTACCCCCACACGGACGTTGGGAGATCCGCCCATGCGTTTGCGAACCTCCGCCCTGGTCGCCGCCGTCACCGCCCTGGTCCTGTCGGCCTGGGTGCCGGCCACCGCCGCACAGGGCGCCGAGGAGGGCTCCGCCGCCCGGCCCGGTGACATCGTCGACAGCGCCCCGTCCGCCTTCCACCCGCTGCCCGGCCAGCCGACCGGTACCCGGGCCTGGAAGGTCCACTACCGCTCGACCACCGCCGACGGCGCCCCGAACGTGGTCTCGGGGACCGTCATCGTCCCGCAGGACGGCCGCACTGGGCCGCGCCCGCTCATCACGTACGCCGTCGGGACGGTCGGCCTGGGCGACTCCTGCGCGCCGAGCAACAACCTCCCGTACGGCACCGCCATGGAGGCCAACC is part of the Streptomyces katrae genome and harbors:
- a CDS encoding helix-turn-helix domain-containing protein, with the translated sequence MASNVNPTVRRRRLGMELRKLREDKGMTAEQVAERLLVSQSKISRLENGRRSISQRDVRDLCEVYEVEDPRLVDSLMQMAKDSRQQGWWHAFGDIPYSVYIGLETDAASLRTYEPQMVPGLLQTPEYAQALIRGALPETAPADVEKRVQVRMHRQKRLSETDNNNAEVGPLRLWAVIDEAVLRRHVGDPQLMIRQLQFLIEQSHQPYITVQVMPFTMGAHPGVNGQYAILEFPDASDSTVVYIEGVTSDLYLEKANDVQKYSVMYEHLRAQALNVEQTRQFISEVIDHYAALDK
- a CDS encoding DUF397 domain-containing protein codes for the protein MGIRQGGTENWTKSSYSGGNGACVEVKSPVTEAIAVRDSKVQDGPSITFAPGSWTSFVTGVVEDRLV
- a CDS encoding PLP-dependent aminotransferase family protein, translating into MPPAGPAPLPAFASRARAVGGSPVREILALTERPGVISFAGGLPAPELFDTAGLRAAYDSALAGAASASRALQYSTTEGAPELRAAVAARAGARGLPTTADDILITTGSQQALTLITATLVEPGDTVLVENPTYLAALQCFGMAGARVIPVPCDEEGLLPDALAEITARERPKLLYSVPTFQNPTGRTLPGERRAEVARTAARAGLWLVEDDPYGDLRYEGAHEPWLAAHPGAEDRTALIGSFSKVMAPGMRLGWLRAPAGLRRAAVVAKQAADLHTSTVDQLAAAHYLAAHDLDAHVARVRRAYRTRRDALLAGLGAALPPGSEWNRPRGGMFVWARLPEGHDATALLKSAVAHDVAYVPGAPFFTGTPDPRTLRLSFTTHTPEEIAVGLDRLGSAVDSYSPASS
- a CDS encoding Uma2 family endonuclease, with amino-acid sequence MTIAPDTARREPAQYKAMREALESLDDTAPGKFEITREGIVHDMMSPGRPHELTAALISRRMEKVMPDDLLAHTGTPDVEDAPEGVMRHPDVVVVALADMEGEGPFDPRTLLAVIEVVSRSNPDNDWVGKMRDYPLLGIPVYAVFDPRTGTGAVMSDIHRTPGGPRYATRRDFLYGEDVTIAHWTISTDGLPRYEDAGE
- a CDS encoding helix-turn-helix domain-containing protein, which codes for MVFQQPNAGLPAPRRVPARTARSGGFSGVTHAKVALTRDFTVVANELAQHATLSLLAIGVAVHIQSLPEGTPVGIRALADRYPESEYRLGRALRELEQAGYLCRSRIRLPAGQVVTRTVAYNVPPFPVPPQPPHPPGRPAAPAPDPDPAPDPDPDPGPGSDPTPGPDPTPAPDPTPAPEPEPPAPAPGAEQPRQRRDPAPGSAPAGEQCDQSPPERPHPAGFPTLLHREAAHLLAGLRARDPRLLLSEKDVERLVPDVVRWLETAPPEAVRRTLTADVPDDLRNPAGLLAYRLKAAYPVPLPAPRHPPLSTVPLPGDRAIHPWQTCDGCERAFRAPAPGPCGDCRSHSGKAA
- a CDS encoding AMP-dependent synthetase/ligase, which encodes MDGRPDTLAVFTQWTEERYGPLTALRFRAPDGPDGADSPDGPEDADGPDGGWRTRTYAELAASVREAGRGLMGLGVGPGERVAVLAETRPEWTYAHFGVLAAGAVLVPVYPTAGEEELAWVLADSAAVAAVCENAAQAARVEALRPELPALRAVVTMDGTAALPLAPEAELAARAASVAPGDDAAIVYTSGTTGLPKGCRLTHGNLGAVQDATLPLVEGGPGDSTYLYLPLAHLLAQLIQFTTLLQGGELCYFGGRVEDVLAELAQARPTHLPSVPRLFEKVHAVVLALAEGSEGGRERFEEAVRLGVLAADDRLPPEDGPAYEEAERSLYAPVRQAFGGRLRWALTGGAPIAPAALDFLRACGIRVFEGYGMTESGGAISLNHPGAARPGTVGRPLAGCEVRIAGDGEVLARGPMVFPGYHANPAATAQALDADGWLHTGDLGALDADGFLTITGRKKELIITSAGKNITPTEVEFAVQQASPLVARAVLIGDRRPHPVALLALDSGELAAWAARESLDLGPAPTAHPALRAHLERAVTAANATVSRPARIRAFHVLTEELSVEAGTLTPTLKLRRAAVADRYAAEIEALYA
- a CDS encoding AraC family transcriptional regulator, yielding MGRRTVSVHHVRAVLAGARGDGVDLVPLLQEAQIPPLLLGDDRARVTPAQFARLFRALYRTTRDEFLGLAAVPSRPGTFAMMCYACAGCPDLGAAVERAAAFYGLFPGGPELALEVEGGQALFTVRGELGRDGERFLSECVLAIWHRLSSWMVGRRIPLTGASFAYPAPPHREEYAVLFDCPVRFGAERTAAAFDAHWLTAPLVRDEPALDAMLRRAPFDLLSRPEYGTTVAEQVRRSLARGLRGAPGLPELGEVASRLAVSPATLRRRLQQEGTSFQRLKDQVRRDAAIAGLAESGEPIAELAARLGFSEDTAFHRAFRRWTGTTPGAYRIASGG